In one Echinicola marina genomic region, the following are encoded:
- the thiC gene encoding phosphomethylpyrimidine synthase ThiC, with amino-acid sequence MKDINQQEMDNIITTDPFPNSKKVYVSGEIHPIKVAMREIGLHDTVSHLDRHQTVEQNAPVTVYDTSGPFTDPNIQIDVKKGLPRLREEWITSTGDVEQLEKLTSEYGQRRLDNPALDKLRFELVRPPLKAKQGKNVSQMHYAKKGIITPEMEYIAIRENQRIAEQKELTKQHPGQNFGANTPKNIISPEFVRDEVAQGRAVIPANINHPEAEPMIIGRNFLVKINANIGNSAIGSSIEEEVEKAVWACRWGADTIMDLSTGKNIHETREWILRNSPVPIGTVPIYQALEKVNGKAEDLTWELFRDTLIEQAEQGVDYFTIHAGVLLRYVPLTAKRVTGIVSRGGSIMAKWCLAHHKENFLYTHFEEICEIMKAYNVTFSLGDGLRPGSIADANDEAQFAELETLGELTKIAWKHDVQTIIEGPGHIPMHMIKENMDKQLVKCGEAPFYTLGPLTTDIAPGYDHITSGIGAAMIGWYGCAMLCYVTPKEHLGLPDKKDVKDGVITYKIAAHAADLAKGHPGAQHRDDALSKSRFEFRWEDQFNLSLDPDTARAFHDETLPADGAKVAHFCSMCGPNFCSMKITQDVRDYADQKGLNGVDAIEKGMKEKAEEFTDKGGEIYLNQ; translated from the coding sequence ATGAAGGATATCAATCAACAGGAAATGGACAATATTATTACGACTGATCCATTTCCAAATTCTAAAAAGGTTTATGTTTCAGGTGAAATTCACCCTATAAAAGTGGCCATGCGGGAAATCGGCCTGCATGATACCGTCTCTCATTTGGATAGGCACCAAACAGTGGAGCAAAATGCCCCAGTAACGGTATATGACACGAGTGGTCCCTTTACTGATCCCAATATTCAAATTGATGTTAAAAAAGGATTACCCAGATTAAGAGAGGAGTGGATTACATCTACCGGTGATGTGGAGCAGTTGGAAAAGTTAACCTCTGAATATGGTCAGCGTAGGTTGGATAATCCGGCATTGGACAAACTCCGTTTTGAGCTGGTAAGACCTCCATTGAAAGCCAAGCAGGGTAAGAATGTAAGTCAGATGCATTATGCTAAGAAGGGGATAATCACTCCTGAAATGGAATATATTGCTATCAGGGAAAACCAGCGAATTGCAGAACAAAAGGAATTGACTAAGCAACATCCAGGGCAAAATTTCGGCGCAAATACCCCCAAAAACATTATTAGCCCGGAGTTTGTCAGGGATGAGGTAGCACAGGGAAGGGCAGTGATTCCAGCCAATATTAATCACCCAGAGGCAGAACCAATGATCATTGGCCGTAACTTTTTGGTGAAAATCAATGCAAATATTGGCAACTCAGCCATTGGCTCCAGTATTGAGGAAGAGGTGGAAAAGGCTGTTTGGGCTTGTAGATGGGGAGCAGATACCATCATGGACCTTTCAACAGGGAAAAATATTCATGAAACCAGAGAGTGGATTTTGAGAAATAGTCCTGTTCCTATCGGTACGGTGCCTATTTACCAAGCCTTGGAGAAGGTGAATGGAAAAGCAGAGGACCTTACATGGGAGCTTTTCAGGGATACCTTGATAGAACAGGCAGAACAAGGGGTGGATTATTTCACGATTCATGCAGGTGTGCTGCTTAGATATGTGCCCTTGACGGCCAAAAGAGTCACTGGTATTGTCTCTAGAGGAGGCTCCATTATGGCCAAATGGTGTTTAGCCCATCATAAAGAGAATTTCTTGTATACTCATTTTGAGGAAATCTGTGAGATCATGAAGGCTTATAATGTGACTTTCTCTTTAGGTGATGGATTGCGACCTGGATCTATTGCTGATGCCAATGACGAAGCGCAGTTTGCTGAATTGGAAACCTTAGGTGAGCTGACTAAGATAGCTTGGAAACATGATGTACAAACCATCATCGAAGGACCAGGTCACATTCCCATGCATATGATCAAGGAAAATATGGACAAGCAATTGGTGAAATGTGGAGAGGCGCCTTTTTACACCTTAGGTCCATTGACAACAGATATCGCACCTGGTTATGACCATATTACATCAGGAATAGGCGCTGCAATGATCGGCTGGTATGGATGTGCCATGCTCTGCTATGTTACTCCTAAAGAGCATTTGGGCTTACCAGACAAAAAGGATGTTAAGGATGGTGTGATCACTTATAAAATTGCAGCCCATGCCGCTGATTTGGCCAAAGGCCATCCAGGAGCCCAGCATAGGGATGATGCACTAAGTAAATCCAGATTTGAGTTTAGATGGGAAGATCAATTTAACCTATCCTTAGATCCTGATACAGCCAGGGCTTTTCATGATGAAACCTTACCTGCTGATGGTGCAAAAGTGGCTCATTTTTGCAGTATGTGCGGACCAAATTTCTGTTCCATGAAGATAACCCAAGATGTTCGTGATTAT
- a CDS encoding alkaline phosphatase family protein has product MPLYRYFFILLFLGSIFQLQAQEKEQYVILVSLDGYRYDYTDRFQPENLSKFIKLGVSAQSLIPPFPSKTFPSHYSIATGMVPGKHGLVNNFFFDPIQRLEYRNSNPKSAQDGSWYGGKPLWVLAEENGMKAASYFFIGTEAEIMGYRPSYFYNYDGGVPNMERIAKVLDWLALPDPQRPRFISLYFSDLDDIGHRYGPENDEKIEEAVRRLDAELGVLFNAVRQTGLKVNILIVSDHGMVNIKKDNLLDVESVLEGLPLEYYNNGSVLHIYLDKEKDKTKIRRGVRKNLQHVKVVNPRSKKYYGDAGDNNSKLGDLMLIPDLGYYLIDKSGFVKYNQRSRMFDTDTFGEHGFHPKFKEMHGVFYANGPAIKNGIEINSFKNIHIYPLICEILNLPIPDYIDGDVSVLQGILE; this is encoded by the coding sequence ATGCCACTTTACCGATATTTCTTTATTCTATTATTTTTAGGATCTATTTTTCAGTTACAAGCACAGGAAAAAGAGCAATATGTAATATTAGTCTCACTTGATGGTTATCGCTATGATTATACTGATAGGTTTCAGCCTGAAAATTTGTCAAAATTCATTAAGCTTGGTGTTAGTGCCCAATCCCTTATACCTCCATTTCCCTCCAAAACCTTTCCTAGTCATTATTCCATAGCAACAGGTATGGTTCCAGGAAAACATGGATTGGTGAATAATTTCTTTTTTGATCCAATTCAAAGGTTGGAATATAGAAATAGCAATCCTAAAAGCGCCCAAGATGGATCATGGTATGGCGGCAAGCCACTATGGGTTCTAGCAGAGGAAAATGGCATGAAGGCTGCTAGTTATTTTTTCATAGGAACTGAAGCGGAAATTATGGGCTATCGTCCGAGCTATTTTTACAATTATGATGGGGGAGTGCCCAATATGGAGAGGATTGCGAAGGTTTTAGATTGGCTTGCATTACCAGATCCTCAGCGACCTAGATTTATATCTTTATATTTTTCAGATTTGGACGATATCGGGCATAGATATGGTCCAGAAAATGATGAAAAAATCGAAGAAGCAGTTCGTCGTTTGGATGCTGAACTTGGTGTACTTTTCAATGCCGTAAGGCAAACCGGCTTGAAAGTCAATATTTTGATCGTATCTGACCATGGAATGGTCAATATAAAAAAAGACAATTTATTGGATGTTGAAAGTGTATTGGAGGGGCTTCCCTTGGAATATTATAATAATGGCTCTGTACTTCATATTTATTTGGACAAAGAAAAGGATAAGACTAAAATAAGGAGAGGGGTCAGGAAAAATCTTCAGCATGTAAAGGTGGTAAACCCACGGTCAAAAAAGTATTATGGTGATGCCGGAGACAATAATTCCAAATTAGGAGATCTAATGCTAATTCCTGATTTGGGGTATTATCTGATAGATAAATCAGGTTTTGTAAAGTATAACCAAAGGTCACGAATGTTTGATACCGATACATTTGGAGAACATGGTTTTCACCCTAAATTCAAAGAGATGCATGGTGTCTTTTATGCAAATGGTCCAGCAATCAAAAATGGTATAGAAATTAATTCCTTCAAGAACATTCATATTTATCCATTAATTTGTGAGATTCTAAATTTGCCTATTCCGGATTATATTGATGGTGATGTGTCTGTTTTACAGGGTATTTTGGAATAA
- a CDS encoding tetratricopeptide repeat protein, with protein MKKLILSLTLVGLASTVAFGQKKVVKSAEKNLRKGELATALSEIEAATQDAETGSDPETYFIKGQILTTQYVADSSNTQVTVDKGRNAFDAFTKAFEMDGKDSTSKLGKEIFKEVVPGLPDNLQGEGLYKLKNSSVDKAIAKYDEEDMDLASKFFGLAADIDPADTSIVFNAGYTANASENFEAAKKYLTMLLDDPDYNKLNAYYFLIQIANTEDDDQEEAYRLVKEARKEYPMDEGLSEFEIQLLLQLEKMDEAMASIEESLEKDPNNAPIRLRYGYLKEQSGDLEGALEEYLKAVETDPDFFEGNYYAAAVYVDKARDIINEVNNLPDDEWEAKSDDMLAEADELYKKALPLFEKASSLKPDNTEILRILFQIHTRLKNEAKAAEYDKKLQELEGPNWMEG; from the coding sequence ATGAAAAAATTAATTTTATCATTGACCTTGGTCGGTTTGGCTTCAACGGTAGCCTTTGGCCAAAAAAAGGTAGTAAAATCTGCGGAAAAGAACCTTAGAAAAGGTGAGTTGGCCACTGCACTTTCTGAAATTGAAGCAGCGACTCAAGATGCTGAGACCGGTTCGGATCCTGAAACATATTTTATTAAGGGACAGATTTTGACCACACAGTATGTGGCAGACTCTTCCAATACACAAGTGACTGTAGATAAAGGTAGAAATGCCTTCGATGCTTTTACCAAAGCATTTGAAATGGATGGAAAAGATTCTACTAGCAAATTGGGAAAAGAGATTTTCAAAGAAGTAGTTCCTGGTTTACCTGATAACCTACAAGGTGAAGGATTATATAAATTAAAGAATTCTTCTGTAGACAAGGCGATTGCCAAATACGATGAAGAAGATATGGACTTAGCGTCTAAATTCTTTGGTTTGGCTGCAGATATCGACCCTGCAGATACTTCTATTGTTTTCAATGCGGGTTATACTGCCAATGCCAGCGAAAATTTTGAAGCGGCTAAAAAATACTTGACCATGTTATTGGATGATCCAGATTATAATAAGTTGAATGCTTATTATTTCTTGATTCAAATAGCAAATACTGAAGATGATGACCAGGAAGAGGCTTATCGATTGGTGAAAGAGGCTAGAAAAGAGTATCCAATGGATGAAGGCTTGTCTGAATTTGAAATCCAATTATTATTACAATTGGAAAAAATGGATGAAGCAATGGCATCAATTGAAGAGTCATTGGAAAAAGATCCTAATAATGCCCCGATCCGTTTGAGATATGGTTATTTGAAAGAGCAATCTGGGGATTTAGAAGGTGCTCTTGAAGAATATTTGAAGGCAGTAGAGACAGATCCGGATTTCTTTGAGGGTAATTATTATGCGGCTGCGGTTTATGTGGACAAAGCTAGAGATATTATCAACGAGGTGAATAATCTTCCAGATGATGAATGGGAAGCTAAATCAGATGATATGTTAGCTGAAGCTGATGAACTTTACAAAAAAGCATTGCCTTTGTTTGAAAAAGCTTCCAGCCTCAAGCCAGATAATACTGAAATTTTGAGAATCTTGTTCCAAATTCATACACGTTTGAAAAACGAAGCAAAAGCTGCTGAGTATGATAAAAAGTTACAGGAACTTGAAGGTCCAAATTGGATGGAGGGCTAA
- the thiS gene encoding sulfur carrier protein ThiS has product MNFILNGEPMVHASGDITLSGLLANQDISSLRGLAVAVNQEVIPKSRWDDFKLKENDDILIIKATQGG; this is encoded by the coding sequence ATGAATTTTATCCTTAATGGTGAACCTATGGTTCATGCAAGTGGGGATATTACTTTATCAGGATTGTTGGCCAATCAAGATATTAGTTCACTCCGTGGTCTTGCTGTAGCCGTAAACCAAGAGGTAATTCCCAAATCCAGATGGGATGATTTTAAGCTCAAAGAAAACGATGACATTTTAATCATTAAAGCCACGCAAGGTGGATAA
- the rpe gene encoding ribulose-phosphate 3-epimerase has product MSTLVAPSVLASDFGNLKSEIEMLNDSHADYIHVDIMDGVFVPNISFGFPVLEAINRYAKKPLDVHLMIVNPDQYLKAFAEAGAETISVHLEACNHLHRNIQAIKELGCKAGVAINPHTSVELLRDIIRDIDQVIIMSVNPGFGGQKFIEHTYSKIRDLKAIITATGSQAKIEIDGGVNMDNAAKIIDSGADILVAGSFVFNSDDPKNTIKSLKQIQ; this is encoded by the coding sequence ATGAGTACACTCGTAGCCCCATCCGTATTGGCTTCGGATTTTGGTAATTTAAAGTCTGAAATTGAGATGTTAAATGATTCCCATGCGGATTATATTCATGTGGATATTATGGATGGGGTTTTTGTGCCCAATATATCTTTTGGTTTCCCTGTTTTGGAAGCGATTAATAGATATGCCAAGAAACCTTTAGATGTACATTTGATGATTGTGAATCCTGATCAGTACCTGAAAGCATTTGCAGAGGCTGGTGCAGAAACGATCAGTGTACACCTTGAAGCGTGTAATCATTTGCACCGGAATATACAAGCCATAAAGGAATTGGGCTGTAAGGCTGGGGTGGCCATAAATCCACATACATCTGTGGAATTGTTAAGGGATATTATCAGAGATATTGATCAGGTCATCATTATGTCAGTAAATCCAGGTTTTGGAGGGCAAAAGTTTATAGAGCACACCTATTCAAAAATCCGTGATTTGAAAGCAATCATTACCGCTACTGGTTCACAGGCCAAAATAGAAATAGATGGCGGAGTCAATATGGACAATGCTGCCAAAATCATAGATTCAGGTGCGGATATTCTAGTAGCAGGAAGTTTTGTATTTAATTCTGATGATCCGAAAAATACCATTAAATCATTGAAGCAAATCCAATAA
- a CDS encoding S8 family peptidase: protein MVNIKRRVLVLACILLSASLAFGQDRYVVKYKYKPQSVYSLEKPEEFLTQKALDRRSREGILADSTDLPVAKKYVDKIEEIVEDVIYNSKWFNASVVIATEDQVADLKALDFVVADGVELIAKDFYSTNSNGRSNILNLPVNIKVRTKGSSEDDYAFQNGILGVPDMHAEGLTGEGITIAVFDGGFLNTPDIDGMRHLFDDDKIVATKDFVIPHSGDVFRSETHGTSALSLIAANDVNTLVAGAYDANYILCITEDVASEYRIEEYNWARAAEYADSLGTDIISSSLGYNYFNDPEMNYSKLDLDGETAVITQAANIASKKGILVVTSAGNEGGGSETTITAPADSKGVLAIGSVSQDLSRSSFSSIGPTADGRIKPDLMALGSGVRLWKGSNGTSTSSGTSFSAPQISALAAGIWQGRPEWTKDELVYYLLMSGSNSNDPNSEVGYGVPNFELAYYGEILEVELSPEIYETKIYPNPLEGKDLFIKFGHEDQCTYTLINGSGQVISKDMLSRTSNKDPYELKINSLNKGLYIIELIEGISSERHPILIR from the coding sequence ATGGTCAATATTAAACGGAGAGTTTTAGTTCTTGCATGCATATTGCTGTCTGCCTCATTGGCTTTTGGGCAGGATAGGTATGTTGTAAAGTACAAATACAAACCGCAATCTGTATATAGCCTAGAAAAACCCGAAGAGTTTTTGACCCAAAAGGCACTTGACAGAAGGTCTAGGGAAGGAATATTGGCTGATAGTACTGATTTGCCTGTAGCCAAGAAATATGTGGATAAGATTGAGGAGATCGTTGAAGATGTAATTTATAATTCCAAGTGGTTCAATGCTTCCGTAGTAATAGCGACTGAGGATCAAGTGGCAGATCTGAAGGCTCTGGATTTTGTCGTAGCGGATGGAGTGGAATTAATAGCGAAGGATTTTTATTCAACTAATAGTAATGGCCGGTCAAATATTTTAAACCTTCCAGTAAATATTAAGGTCAGGACCAAGGGGAGTTCTGAAGATGATTATGCTTTTCAAAACGGAATTTTAGGTGTGCCTGATATGCATGCGGAAGGACTGACTGGAGAGGGAATAACCATTGCTGTTTTTGACGGTGGATTTTTGAATACCCCAGACATAGATGGGATGAGGCATTTGTTTGATGATGATAAGATTGTGGCTACTAAAGATTTTGTGATTCCCCATTCAGGTGATGTTTTTAGGAGTGAAACGCATGGTACCTCCGCTTTATCATTGATTGCAGCTAATGATGTGAATACACTGGTGGCAGGAGCCTATGATGCCAATTATATTTTATGTATAACAGAGGATGTTGCTTCTGAATACAGGATAGAGGAATACAATTGGGCCAGAGCCGCAGAGTATGCTGATAGTTTGGGGACGGATATCATCAGTAGTTCATTGGGCTATAATTATTTCAACGACCCGGAGATGAATTATTCAAAATTGGATCTTGATGGCGAAACCGCTGTGATCACACAAGCAGCGAATATTGCTTCAAAGAAGGGGATATTGGTAGTAACCAGTGCAGGAAATGAAGGTGGTGGGTCAGAAACCACCATTACAGCTCCTGCTGATAGTAAGGGAGTGCTGGCGATTGGTTCAGTGAGTCAGGATTTAAGCCGCTCCTCTTTCAGTTCTATTGGGCCTACAGCTGATGGCAGGATAAAACCTGATTTAATGGCTTTGGGAAGTGGAGTTCGGTTGTGGAAAGGAAGTAATGGTACCTCAACTTCCAGCGGGACTTCTTTTTCTGCCCCCCAGATTTCTGCACTTGCCGCTGGTATTTGGCAGGGAAGACCAGAATGGACGAAGGATGAATTGGTTTATTATTTATTGATGAGTGGAAGTAATTCCAATGATCCTAATTCAGAAGTGGGCTATGGTGTGCCCAATTTTGAATTGGCCTATTACGGTGAGATTTTGGAAGTGGAACTGAGTCCTGAAATATATGAAACCAAGATATACCCAAACCCGCTTGAAGGAAAGGATTTGTTTATAAAATTCGGTCATGAAGACCAATGTACCTATACTTTGATCAATGGGAGTGGTCAAGTAATAAGCAAGGATATGCTTTCCCGAACTTCCAATAAAGATCCCTACGAATTGAAAATTAATTCATTGAACAAGGGATTGTATATCATAGAATTGATTGAAGGGATATCTTCCGAAAGGCATCCTATATTAATCAGGTAA
- the gyrA gene encoding DNA gyrase subunit A, with translation MAQGENENIIPINIEEEMRGAYIDYSMSVIVSRALPDVRDGMKPVHRRILFGMQELGVLHNKPYKKSARIVGEVLGKYHPHGDSAVYETMVRMAQEWSLRYPLVDPQGNFGSIDGDNPAAMRYTEARLKRIAEELLIDINKETVDFQLNFDDSLKEPVVLPAKIPALLLNGASGIAVGMATNMAPHNLGEVIDGIVAYIDNNEITIEELMKHIIAPDFPTGGIIYGYNGVKNAFETGRGRVVMRGKATIETKDSGKEMIIINEIPYLVNKANMIEKTAQLIQEKKLEGISAIRDESDRHGMRIVYELKKDAIANVVLNNLYKQTQLQTSFSINNVALVKGRPHTLNLKDLIVHYVNHRHEVVTRRTEYELREAEKRAHILQGYLIALDNLDEVISLIRNSRDPETARNGLMEKFDLTEIQARAILDMRLQRLTGMEREKIEKEYEELMLLIEDLKDILAHKERRMEIIKTELAEIREKYADERRTIIEHNAEDFSYEDMIPNEEVIITVSHQGYVKRTALKEYRTQGRGGVGSRGVSTKDDDYTEYIFSASTHNYLLIFTDLGKLFWLKTYAIPEGSKAAKGRPIQNLINIESEDKIRSIIQVADLNDEDYIQNNFLVMTTKQGIIKKTTLEQYSRPRSNGIIALNIREDDQLLNVELTHGDSHIIIAAKSGRAIHFNESAVRPMGRTATGVKAITLSDDKDYVVGMVCVSREDATLLVVSEKGYGKRSPVEEYRITNRGGKGVKAMNITEKTGSLVAIKEVVDTDDLMIINKSGIIIRTPVAGLRVMGRATQGVRLIKLNDNDEISSIEKIENVEIEEEELEDAVNDSSASTENPESTNGDEASSDDNSSET, from the coding sequence ATGGCTCAAGGAGAAAACGAGAACATTATACCGATTAATATTGAGGAGGAAATGCGTGGAGCCTACATCGATTATTCGATGTCGGTTATTGTTTCCAGAGCACTCCCAGATGTAAGAGATGGGATGAAACCCGTTCACCGCAGAATCCTATTTGGAATGCAGGAATTGGGCGTCCTTCACAATAAACCTTATAAAAAATCAGCAAGGATCGTTGGGGAAGTATTAGGTAAGTATCACCCTCATGGTGATAGTGCTGTATATGAAACCATGGTTAGGATGGCCCAAGAATGGTCATTGCGATATCCATTGGTTGATCCTCAAGGAAACTTTGGTTCCATTGATGGTGATAATCCGGCGGCGATGCGTTATACCGAAGCCAGGCTGAAGAGAATTGCTGAAGAATTGTTGATCGATATCAATAAGGAAACAGTAGATTTCCAGTTGAATTTCGATGATTCTTTAAAGGAACCAGTAGTATTGCCTGCAAAGATACCCGCTTTATTACTTAATGGAGCTTCAGGGATTGCTGTAGGTATGGCTACCAATATGGCCCCTCACAATTTGGGAGAGGTGATAGACGGTATTGTCGCATACATAGACAATAATGAGATCACCATTGAAGAATTAATGAAGCATATTATTGCTCCTGATTTCCCGACTGGCGGTATCATTTATGGTTATAATGGTGTAAAAAATGCCTTTGAGACAGGTAGGGGCAGAGTGGTCATGCGTGGTAAAGCCACTATAGAAACCAAGGACAGTGGTAAGGAAATGATCATTATCAATGAGATTCCTTATTTGGTCAATAAGGCCAATATGATCGAGAAGACTGCCCAGTTAATTCAGGAGAAAAAGCTGGAAGGAATTTCTGCTATACGTGATGAGTCTGATCGACATGGGATGCGTATTGTTTATGAGTTGAAAAAGGATGCCATTGCCAATGTGGTGCTTAATAACCTATATAAGCAAACTCAGCTTCAGACGTCTTTCAGCATCAATAATGTGGCCTTGGTCAAAGGTAGACCACATACCTTGAACTTAAAAGACCTCATAGTTCATTATGTCAACCACAGGCATGAGGTGGTGACCAGAAGAACAGAATATGAGTTAAGGGAGGCAGAAAAGCGTGCACATATTCTTCAGGGATATTTGATTGCCTTGGATAACCTTGATGAAGTGATCAGTTTGATCAGAAACTCCAGGGATCCAGAAACAGCCAGAAATGGTTTGATGGAGAAATTTGATTTGACCGAGATTCAAGCGAGGGCCATTTTGGACATGAGACTTCAGCGTCTTACCGGAATGGAGAGGGAGAAAATCGAGAAGGAATACGAGGAGTTGATGTTATTGATTGAGGACCTTAAGGATATCTTGGCCCATAAGGAGCGAAGAATGGAAATCATCAAAACGGAACTTGCTGAAATACGGGAAAAATATGCAGATGAGCGCCGAACCATCATCGAGCACAATGCGGAAGACTTCAGTTATGAAGATATGATTCCTAATGAGGAGGTGATCATTACTGTATCTCATCAGGGATATGTGAAAAGGACTGCCTTAAAGGAATATAGAACACAAGGTCGAGGAGGAGTAGGTTCTAGAGGGGTAAGTACCAAGGACGACGATTACACAGAGTATATATTCTCTGCATCTACCCATAATTATTTATTGATCTTTACTGATTTGGGTAAACTTTTCTGGCTAAAAACCTACGCGATTCCGGAGGGAAGCAAAGCTGCTAAGGGAAGACCTATTCAGAACCTGATCAATATTGAATCAGAGGATAAGATCAGGTCGATCATTCAGGTAGCAGACTTGAATGATGAGGATTATATCCAGAACAATTTTTTGGTGATGACCACCAAACAGGGAATTATCAAGAAAACTACTTTGGAACAATATTCCAGACCTAGATCCAATGGTATTATAGCATTGAATATCAGGGAGGATGATCAATTACTGAATGTTGAACTTACCCATGGTGATTCCCATATCATTATCGCGGCCAAGTCAGGTAGGGCCATACACTTTAATGAGTCAGCAGTAAGGCCAATGGGCAGGACTGCAACGGGGGTAAAAGCCATCACTTTATCTGATGATAAAGACTATGTAGTTGGCATGGTTTGTGTTTCTAGGGAAGATGCTACCTTATTGGTGGTTTCTGAGAAAGGATATGGCAAGCGTAGCCCCGTGGAGGAATACAGAATTACCAACAGAGGAGGTAAAGGTGTAAAAGCCATGAATATCACTGAGAAAACGGGTAGTTTAGTTGCCATAAAAGAAGTGGTGGATACTGATGATTTGATGATCATAAATAAATCAGGCATAATTATCAGGACACCAGTAGCAGGCTTAAGGGTAATGGGTCGGGCCACACAAGGTGTTCGATTGATTAAACTCAATGACAACGATGAGATTTCATCCATTGAAAAAATAGAAAATGTAGAAATTGAAGAAGAGGAGCTAGAAGATGCAGTAAACGATTCATCTGCATCCACTGAAAATCCAGAATCTACTAATGGAGATGAAGCTTCCTCGGATGACAATTCAAGTGAGACCTAA